In a single window of the Pandoraea pulmonicola genome:
- a CDS encoding restriction endonuclease, producing the protein MDRGFEVIIDRLAREFWRASHTREQQRADSEIRSLAPVRAVDQAQRALDEAGAIDAAARERLQLALGQAEAAARSARAKHEVTRLERLLADGLARDLRIPPADLRARNTPPVLDTRRLPKILAKPEWEAFAPEKPGRLALAMPGASARYEQAVAKARSEFVHAEREYEASKIRRTQGSMILQIAQQKATEAARAESARHNAAVADFEGALLRGEAAAVTGYARIVLSRSPYPEAFMQTLAAHYVENLKLLAVGYDIPTLDAMVPATLEYHFNATERVVQGVRTGDAMRAQVYANALRQILLRSLHELFSAEPLRQVNAIVFNMYTGDGETRVCVASVHVSRADFSALALAEGDPAAHLATLGARISERPEAQQPVTPVAGVDMTQAITDEKVAVDRRFNLATLSDKDFTQVMFHLLRSHGFEGPPLLPAEDGMLTCRAWDPHPIFGGDVVVHIRRASSHNDRLGLPAARAILAEMQQIGAARSMLITTGMFEDGVEEFARDRRIELLAGHHLVFLLKENAGVDASVVAPEAADTVAAQF; encoded by the coding sequence GTGGATCGGGGATTCGAGGTCATCATCGACCGTCTGGCGCGCGAGTTCTGGCGCGCCTCGCACACGCGCGAACAACAGCGCGCAGACTCGGAAATACGCTCGCTCGCACCAGTGCGAGCGGTGGATCAGGCGCAGCGCGCGCTGGACGAGGCCGGCGCCATCGACGCCGCCGCCCGCGAGCGTCTTCAACTGGCGTTGGGGCAGGCCGAGGCCGCGGCCCGCAGCGCCCGCGCCAAACACGAAGTGACGCGTCTCGAGCGTTTGCTCGCCGACGGCCTCGCGCGCGACCTGCGCATTCCACCGGCCGATCTGCGCGCACGCAACACACCGCCGGTACTCGACACGCGTCGCCTGCCGAAGATTCTGGCCAAACCCGAATGGGAAGCCTTCGCTCCCGAGAAGCCGGGGCGCCTGGCGCTTGCCATGCCCGGCGCGTCGGCACGCTATGAGCAGGCCGTGGCCAAGGCACGCAGCGAGTTCGTCCACGCCGAGCGCGAGTACGAGGCGTCGAAGATCCGCCGCACGCAAGGCTCGATGATTCTCCAGATCGCGCAGCAGAAGGCCACGGAGGCGGCGCGCGCCGAGAGCGCGCGTCACAATGCCGCCGTGGCCGACTTCGAAGGCGCGCTGCTGCGTGGCGAGGCCGCGGCGGTCACCGGTTATGCGCGCATCGTGCTGAGCCGCAGTCCGTACCCCGAAGCGTTCATGCAGACGCTCGCCGCGCACTACGTCGAGAACCTCAAGCTGCTCGCCGTCGGCTACGACATTCCGACGCTCGACGCCATGGTGCCGGCCACGCTGGAATATCACTTCAACGCGACCGAACGCGTCGTGCAAGGCGTGCGGACAGGTGACGCGATGCGCGCTCAGGTGTACGCCAACGCACTGCGTCAGATTCTGCTTCGCTCGTTGCACGAACTGTTCTCGGCGGAGCCGCTGCGCCAGGTGAACGCCATCGTTTTCAATATGTACACGGGCGATGGCGAGACACGCGTCTGTGTGGCGAGCGTGCACGTATCGCGCGCCGACTTCTCGGCGCTCGCGCTCGCGGAGGGCGACCCCGCCGCGCATCTCGCAACGCTCGGCGCGCGTATCTCCGAGCGGCCCGAAGCGCAGCAGCCGGTCACGCCCGTGGCAGGTGTCGACATGACGCAGGCGATCACGGACGAGAAGGTCGCCGTCGACCGCCGCTTCAATCTGGCGACGCTCTCCGACAAGGACTTCACGCAGGTCATGTTCCATCTGCTGCGCTCGCACGGCTTCGAGGGGCCGCCGCTGCTGCCGGCCGAAGACGGCATGCTGACCTGCCGGGCATGGGATCCGCATCCGATCTTCGGCGGCGACGTGGTGGTGCACATTCGTCGGGCGTCGAGCCACAACGATCGCCTGGGGCTCCCGGCGGCCCGGGCGATACTCGCCGAGATGCAGCAGATCGGCGCCGCACGCAGCATGCTGATCACCACGGGTATGTTCGAAGATGGCGTCGAGGAATTTGCGCGCGACCGTCGCATCGAGCTGCTCGCCGGTCACCACCTCGTTTTCCTGCTCAAGGAGAATGCGGGAGTGGATGCGAGTGTCGTGGCGCCAGAGGCGGCGGATACGGTAGCGGCGCAGTTTTGA
- a CDS encoding glycine cleavage system protein R, which produces MTTSLILNVIGPDRPGLVNAIADRATAANANWLESRLANLAGQFAGIIHLQVPDDQAEALTQALHALETHGLRIAVTRAQSAVEDPAARTLQLDLVGQDHPGIVKEISHVLFSRGISIDELATECVEGSMSGGTLFRATARLRVPASVSTQALRDVLESLADDLMVDVELDSPAGA; this is translated from the coding sequence ATGACGACGTCCCTGATTCTGAACGTGATCGGCCCGGATCGTCCGGGGCTGGTCAATGCGATCGCCGATCGCGCCACCGCCGCGAACGCCAACTGGCTGGAAAGCCGCCTCGCCAATCTCGCCGGCCAATTCGCCGGCATCATCCATCTGCAGGTTCCCGACGATCAGGCCGAAGCGCTCACCCAGGCGCTCCATGCGCTCGAGACGCACGGCTTGCGCATCGCCGTGACGCGCGCGCAAAGCGCCGTCGAAGATCCGGCGGCCCGCACATTGCAACTCGATCTCGTGGGCCAGGACCATCCGGGCATCGTCAAGGAAATCTCGCATGTACTCTTCTCGCGCGGCATCAGCATCGATGAACTCGCGACCGAATGTGTCGAGGGCTCGATGTCGGGCGGTACGCTGTTTCGCGCCACGGCGCGGCTGCGCGTGCCGGCCAGCGTGAGCACGCAGGCATTGCGCGACGTTCTGGAAAGCCTCGCCGACGATCTCATGGTCGATGTCGAACTCGATTCGCCTGCCGGTGCCTGA
- a CDS encoding IclR family transcriptional regulator translates to MSNQSNAAAVRAFRILEILSAAGAPMTLAQIVAAIGLPKQTVHRILKQLEAAWLVTREAGSRHYEPSSRVRAMAVNALMHAGPAAARHAILQQLVDKLGETCNLSMLSGDDLVYLDRVETEWSRQLKLSPGSRVPLHCTASGKLLLAYLPRARREKLIAHLPLRPRAENTITDLEDLRNELTDTRKRRIGTNNEEHVPGMIAVAVPVMLDRNRACAAIAVQASAQHTTLEKLMTYLPDLQEAAETMAATFNE, encoded by the coding sequence ATGAGCAATCAGTCGAACGCCGCGGCTGTCCGCGCATTTCGCATTCTCGAAATTCTCAGCGCCGCTGGCGCCCCGATGACGCTGGCGCAGATCGTTGCCGCCATCGGTCTGCCCAAGCAGACCGTCCATCGCATTCTTAAACAACTCGAGGCCGCGTGGCTGGTGACGCGCGAGGCGGGTAGCCGGCATTACGAGCCGTCGTCGCGCGTACGTGCCATGGCTGTCAACGCCTTGATGCACGCCGGGCCGGCGGCGGCGCGCCACGCGATCCTTCAGCAACTCGTCGACAAGCTCGGCGAGACGTGCAATCTCTCGATGCTCTCGGGCGACGACCTCGTCTATCTCGACCGGGTGGAGACGGAATGGTCCCGGCAACTCAAGCTTTCCCCGGGCTCGCGCGTGCCGCTGCATTGCACCGCGAGCGGCAAGCTGCTGCTCGCGTACCTGCCGCGCGCGCGTCGCGAAAAGCTCATTGCACATCTGCCGCTGCGTCCGCGTGCGGAAAACACGATCACCGACCTTGAAGATCTCCGCAACGAGCTGACGGACACCCGCAAGCGCCGCATCGGCACCAATAATGAAGAGCACGTGCCGGGCATGATCGCCGTGGCGGTCCCGGTGATGCTCGACCGCAACCGCGCTTGTGCGGCCATCGCCGTTCAGGCAAGCGCGCAGCACACCACGCTCGAAAAGCTCATGACATATCTGCCGGATCTTCAGGAGGCGGCCGAGACGATGGCGGCGACGTTCAACGAGTAG
- a CDS encoding DUF2501 domain-containing protein translates to MSRRMDCSAEVGVTRGARVRLAGATGLALALALGTPLPANAQIDMLKNALGGSSGGGNSGGLAGSLGGLASAGSLTSGSIGNATGVLQFCIKNNYLNAANLGSATDVKDKLLGKIGTQSGSPAASPGYLDGAKGLLSSPDGKTVDLNGGGLKEQITRQVCDKILDQAKSFL, encoded by the coding sequence ATGTCGCGACGCATGGACTGTTCGGCTGAGGTCGGTGTTACCCGTGGCGCCCGCGTGAGGCTTGCGGGGGCAACAGGGCTCGCACTGGCGCTGGCGTTAGGGACACCGCTGCCGGCCAACGCGCAGATCGACATGCTCAAGAACGCCCTCGGCGGAAGCTCGGGTGGCGGCAATTCCGGTGGCCTGGCCGGCAGTCTCGGCGGGCTGGCCTCCGCGGGGTCGTTGACGTCGGGCAGCATCGGCAATGCAACCGGTGTGCTCCAGTTCTGCATCAAGAACAACTATCTCAACGCGGCCAACCTGGGTTCGGCCACCGACGTCAAGGACAAGCTCCTCGGCAAGATCGGCACGCAATCCGGATCGCCTGCGGCGAGCCCCGGCTATCTCGACGGCGCCAAAGGCCTGTTGTCTTCGCCCGACGGCAAGACCGTCGACCTGAACGGCGGTGGGCTCAAGGAGCAGATCACCCGTCAGGTTTGCGACAAGATCCTCGACCAGGCCAAATCCTTCCTCTGA
- a CDS encoding phosphoribosyltransferase has protein sequence MPAVASFLDRAAAGNALAEVLASHELLTRCAAPLVLAIPRGGVPVALPIARQLNGTLDVLLAHKLRAPHQPELAIGAVDEFGGIFLADHALSLGATGMYLSRETARQRALITQRRQAYTPGRGAPNVHGRPVVLVDDGIATGATMIAALRAMRRLGAAPLIACAPVGAHDAIARLTALADAVVCLETPQPFHAVSLAYNDFVQTDDATVIALLRMAADRP, from the coding sequence ATGCCCGCCGTTGCCTCGTTTCTCGATCGTGCCGCCGCCGGTAACGCGCTGGCCGAAGTGCTCGCCTCGCACGAGTTGCTCACGCGCTGTGCCGCTCCGCTCGTGCTGGCCATTCCGCGTGGCGGCGTGCCCGTCGCCCTGCCGATCGCCCGTCAACTGAACGGCACGCTCGACGTGTTGCTCGCGCACAAGCTGCGCGCGCCGCACCAGCCCGAACTCGCCATCGGAGCCGTCGACGAATTCGGCGGCATCTTCCTCGCCGACCACGCGCTCTCGCTCGGCGCCACCGGCATGTATCTCTCGCGCGAAACGGCACGCCAGCGAGCCCTGATCACCCAGCGGCGACAGGCCTACACGCCGGGACGCGGCGCACCCAACGTGCACGGGCGCCCCGTGGTGCTCGTCGACGACGGCATTGCCACCGGCGCCACGATGATCGCCGCCTTGCGTGCGATGCGGCGGCTCGGCGCGGCGCCGCTCATCGCCTGCGCGCCGGTCGGGGCGCACGACGCCATCGCCCGCCTCACCGCGCTCGCCGACGCCGTCGTCTGCCTCGAGACGCCACAGCCGTTCCATGCGGTGAGTCTCGCCTACAACGATTTCGTCCAGACGGACGACGCGACCGTCATCGCCCTGCTTCGTATGGCGGCGGACCGGCCCTGA
- a CDS encoding sulfite exporter TauE/SafE family protein, translated as MTVDTLLPLIAGACIAGFVQGLSGFAFSLVALSFWAWSLPPTLAGPLAAFCSLVGQLLGLRAARRAVPLKRLAPFVLCGLFGVPVGVWILRYLDPVWFRAGIGAVLVIYCSILLLSAHLPRISHGGRAADGVVGFIGGVMGGIGGLVGVVPTLWCTLRGWDKDMQRAVMQIFFIVMHTLTVTLYAVHGVITTATLHVFAIAVPAMIVPTLVGAWAYRFLSDHAFRRMVLALLACSGVTLLVGTVPELLAR; from the coding sequence ATGACTGTCGACACGTTGCTCCCCCTCATTGCCGGCGCCTGTATCGCCGGCTTCGTCCAAGGCCTGTCCGGCTTTGCCTTCAGCCTGGTTGCCCTGTCGTTCTGGGCGTGGTCGCTGCCGCCCACGCTGGCCGGCCCGCTCGCCGCTTTCTGCTCGCTCGTCGGCCAGCTCCTCGGGCTGCGCGCCGCACGCCGCGCCGTGCCGCTCAAGCGCCTCGCACCGTTCGTGCTCTGCGGACTCTTCGGTGTGCCGGTCGGCGTGTGGATTCTTCGCTATCTGGACCCGGTGTGGTTCCGCGCGGGCATCGGCGCGGTGCTGGTCATCTACTGCTCGATCCTGCTGCTCTCGGCGCATCTGCCCCGCATCTCGCACGGCGGACGCGCCGCGGACGGCGTCGTCGGCTTCATCGGCGGGGTGATGGGCGGCATCGGTGGGCTCGTGGGCGTGGTGCCCACGCTGTGGTGCACGCTGCGCGGCTGGGACAAGGACATGCAACGCGCGGTGATGCAGATCTTCTTCATCGTCATGCACACGCTCACCGTCACGCTGTATGCCGTGCATGGCGTGATCACCACCGCGACGTTGCACGTCTTCGCGATTGCCGTGCCGGCGATGATCGTGCCGACGCTGGTCGGCGCATGGGCCTACCGATTCCTGTCCGATCACGCATTCCGGCGCATGGTGCTCGCGCTGCTGGCATGTTCCGGTGTAACGCTGCTCGTCGGCACGGTGCCGGAACTGCTGGCACGCTGA
- the tolA gene encoding cell envelope integrity protein TolA yields the protein MSATVARSDRPIGPRKDERGTGRAFLLALLMHALLFALLFYGMRWQTSSPAGSEAELWTPTEVAEPTPQVVTPPPTPAPPAVAVPAPRPEDDADIALQQKKRKQEQEAAEQARLLEAQQQEKARQEALKQKQLAEQQAAAELARKKAADEAARQQKLADQKKADELKHQKDEQLKQQQLADAQKKAAEEKAAKAKAAKEAAAQKAADAARNERLAALRGMANGTPGANGNGLGTQAGGTGAGGGGTSTAGYAERVRAKVMPNIAYAGDTTGNPQAIVAVRIAPDGSILSMTLSKSSGNPAWDAAAMAAIKKSDPLPRGIDGKAPPPSLDIRLRPKG from the coding sequence ATGAGCGCCACCGTAGCCCGTTCCGACCGTCCCATCGGCCCGCGCAAGGATGAGCGCGGCACGGGGCGGGCATTTCTCCTCGCGCTGCTCATGCATGCGCTGCTGTTCGCGCTGCTCTTCTATGGCATGCGCTGGCAGACCAGTTCTCCCGCCGGCTCCGAAGCCGAATTGTGGACGCCTACCGAAGTCGCCGAGCCGACGCCGCAGGTCGTAACGCCACCGCCGACACCTGCTCCACCTGCCGTTGCCGTGCCGGCGCCGCGCCCCGAGGACGACGCCGATATCGCACTGCAACAGAAGAAACGCAAGCAGGAGCAGGAAGCGGCCGAACAGGCGCGCCTGCTCGAAGCCCAGCAACAGGAAAAGGCACGTCAGGAAGCGCTCAAGCAAAAGCAGCTCGCCGAGCAACAGGCCGCCGCCGAACTCGCCCGCAAGAAAGCGGCAGACGAGGCCGCGCGCCAACAGAAGCTCGCCGACCAGAAGAAGGCCGACGAACTGAAGCATCAGAAGGACGAACAGCTCAAGCAGCAGCAACTCGCCGATGCGCAGAAGAAGGCCGCCGAAGAAAAGGCGGCGAAGGCCAAGGCCGCGAAGGAAGCCGCGGCGCAAAAGGCGGCCGATGCGGCGCGCAACGAACGTCTGGCGGCCTTGCGCGGCATGGCCAACGGCACACCGGGCGCCAACGGCAACGGCCTGGGCACCCAGGCCGGCGGCACGGGCGCAGGCGGTGGCGGCACGTCGACGGCAGGCTATGCGGAACGCGTGCGCGCCAAGGTCATGCCGAACATTGCCTATGCCGGTGACACGACCGGCAATCCACAGGCCATCGTCGCCGTGCGCATTGCGCCGGACGGCAGCATTCTGTCGATGACGCTGAGCAAGTCGAGCGGCAACCCGGCGTGGGATGCCGCCGCCATGGCCGCCATCAAGAAATCAGACCCATTGCCGCGCGGTATCGACGGCAAGGCCCCGCCCCCGAGCCTCGACATTCGCCTCCGTCCCAAGGGGTGA
- a CDS encoding FMN-binding negative transcriptional regulator — MFQPAAFTEERPEVLHDLIRAHPLGLLVSAGAPGLTADSIPFLIDPADGEFGTLRAHLARANPHVARLRDVDECLVAFTGPQGYISPSWYAAKAEHGKVVPTWNYAAVHAWGKPRVIDDAAWLRRFLDGLTQSQEHSLPAPWAVDDAPADFIESMLRAIVGLEIPIRRIEGKFKMSQNRAMPDRVGVVAGLRARGAQSEPLAALVAERGDVPKS, encoded by the coding sequence ATGTTTCAGCCCGCCGCCTTTACCGAAGAACGCCCCGAGGTTCTGCACGACCTCATTCGCGCCCATCCGCTCGGCCTGCTCGTGAGCGCGGGCGCGCCGGGGCTGACCGCCGATTCGATCCCGTTCCTGATCGATCCGGCCGATGGTGAGTTCGGTACGTTGCGCGCGCACTTGGCACGGGCCAACCCGCATGTTGCACGCTTGCGCGACGTGGACGAGTGTCTCGTCGCGTTTACGGGCCCGCAAGGGTATATCTCGCCGTCGTGGTACGCGGCCAAGGCCGAGCATGGGAAAGTGGTGCCCACGTGGAACTACGCCGCTGTGCATGCGTGGGGCAAGCCGCGCGTGATCGACGATGCGGCATGGTTGCGTCGATTCCTCGACGGTCTCACGCAGTCGCAGGAGCACTCGCTGCCAGCACCGTGGGCCGTCGACGACGCGCCCGCGGACTTCATCGAGAGCATGCTGCGCGCGATCGTCGGCCTGGAGATCCCGATCCGGCGCATCGAAGGCAAGTTCAAGATGTCGCAGAACCGCGCGATGCCGGATCGCGTCGGCGTGGTTGCCGGGCTGCGGGCGCGAGGGGCGCAAAGCGAGCCGCTGGCGGCGCTTGTCGCCGAACGAGGGGACGTTCCCAAAAGCTGA
- the tolQ gene encoding protein TolQ, whose product MPDQDLSIISLVMHASVLAQAVMGLLLLLSLLSWTHIFRKIFAVRRARTQTERFERDFWSGGDLQALYQSALNNRHQTGALERIFESGMREYIKASEKGLSDPHAILDGARRAMRACYQREMDSLEANLPFLASVGSVSPYIGLFGTVWGIMNAFRGLSNVQQATLANVAPGIAEALVATAIGLFAAIPAVVAYNRFATDIDRLSIRFESFIEEFSNILQRQIH is encoded by the coding sequence ATGCCCGATCAAGACCTTTCCATCATTTCGCTGGTCATGCATGCCAGCGTGCTCGCCCAGGCTGTCATGGGCCTGCTGCTGCTGCTCTCGCTGCTCTCGTGGACACACATCTTCCGCAAGATTTTTGCGGTTCGGCGCGCCCGCACCCAGACCGAGCGCTTCGAGCGTGATTTCTGGTCCGGCGGCGATCTCCAAGCGCTCTATCAGAGCGCGCTGAACAACCGCCACCAAACCGGCGCGCTGGAACGGATCTTCGAGTCAGGCATGCGCGAATACATCAAGGCGAGCGAAAAAGGTCTGAGCGATCCCCACGCGATTCTCGACGGTGCGCGTCGTGCCATGCGGGCTTGCTATCAACGTGAAATGGACTCGCTCGAGGCCAATCTGCCGTTCCTCGCGTCGGTCGGCTCGGTCAGCCCGTACATTGGCTTGTTCGGTACGGTGTGGGGTATCATGAACGCATTCCGCGGCCTGTCTAACGTCCAGCAAGCCACGCTCGCCAACGTGGCACCGGGCATCGCGGAGGCGCTGGTAGCCACAGCCATCGGTCTGTTCGCCGCTATCCCCGCCGTGGTTGCCTACAACCGCTTCGCTACCGACATCGACCGGCTGTCGATCCGCTTCGAGAGCTTCATCGAAGAGTTCTCCAACATCCTGCAACGGCAGATTCACTAA
- a CDS encoding SRPBCC family protein, whose translation MKRAFLFVLGAVAVVALLSLLPLPFERQTHVVNVVTLRAPPQAVYDYVTTPANWPAWHPASLAVQGTTDRPLVLGDEVAEEFRLAGRHGIIHWKVVEAKPPLAWRAEGEVNRRPSAEVRYTLTPDGSGTRFERDFVYRTPNLLFLILDPIFVGPRMRAESAQGARQLAKVFDTSAPATPSSASTTGPATSTAPASPASTTQAQ comes from the coding sequence ATGAAGCGCGCCTTCCTGTTCGTTCTCGGGGCGGTGGCGGTCGTCGCCCTGCTTTCGCTGCTGCCCTTGCCCTTCGAACGCCAGACGCACGTCGTCAACGTGGTGACACTGCGCGCGCCGCCACAAGCCGTCTACGATTATGTGACGACGCCCGCGAACTGGCCCGCCTGGCATCCGGCCTCGCTCGCGGTGCAAGGCACGACGGACCGTCCTCTCGTGCTCGGCGATGAGGTCGCGGAAGAATTCCGGCTCGCCGGGCGGCACGGCATCATTCATTGGAAAGTGGTTGAAGCGAAGCCGCCGCTGGCATGGCGGGCCGAGGGCGAGGTCAACCGGCGCCCTTCGGCGGAGGTGCGTTATACGCTCACGCCCGACGGCTCGGGCACCCGCTTCGAACGCGACTTCGTCTATCGCACCCCGAACCTGCTTTTTCTGATTCTTGATCCGATCTTCGTCGGCCCGCGCATGCGCGCCGAATCGGCACAGGGCGCCCGGCAGCTTGCCAAGGTGTTCGACACGTCGGCGCCGGCAACGCCGTCGTCCGCGTCGACGACAGGTCCCGCCACTTCCACCGCCCCCGCCAGCCCAGCCAGCACTACGCAGGCGCAGTGA
- the tolR gene encoding protein TolR has translation MAGSMRNARRGRRAMADINVVPYIDVMLVLLVIFMVAAPLVAPSIVNLPSVANASPQQQTPPVVVNIEADNRMLVRYKEGQNTIEQRMSAGDLTGFLQGRQAANPDQPVVIAADKSVRYEIVMNVMSDLKAQGVKRVGLLVKQK, from the coding sequence ATGGCAGGTTCTATGCGCAACGCTCGCCGCGGCCGTCGCGCCATGGCGGACATCAATGTCGTGCCGTACATCGACGTGATGCTGGTGCTGCTCGTCATCTTCATGGTGGCCGCGCCGCTGGTGGCGCCGTCGATCGTCAATTTGCCGAGCGTCGCGAATGCGAGCCCGCAGCAGCAAACCCCTCCGGTCGTCGTCAATATCGAAGCCGACAACCGCATGCTGGTGCGCTACAAGGAAGGTCAGAACACCATCGAGCAGCGCATGAGCGCGGGCGATCTGACCGGCTTCCTGCAAGGCCGTCAGGCGGCCAATCCGGATCAGCCGGTCGTCATCGCCGCCGACAAGTCGGTGCGCTATGAAATCGTCATGAACGTGATGTCCGATCTCAAGGCCCAGGGCGTCAAGCGTGTGGGCCTGCTCGTCAAGCAGAAATGA
- a CDS encoding phosphatase PAP2 family protein gives MPDISAHCLRTAWLSAVICVVTALAAIAWIDRPVVNVAHVYTQGTPWIQHIAELPAPLFVLAWPVFVLGGAALLWRRTLPRWAVTLWLAGGAVGVGSLLKQGLKFTFGRTWPATWIHDNPSYLRDGVFTFKWFGGSDVAYASFPSGHLTVMLAFATVVSLRHRALRWPCAVAVAVTGFGQIAAAYHWTSDALAGAALGIAVGTAFIAAWERWGQRAA, from the coding sequence ATGCCCGACATTTCCGCCCACTGTCTGCGCACCGCGTGGCTAAGTGCCGTCATCTGCGTGGTGACAGCGCTGGCGGCCATCGCCTGGATCGACCGACCGGTCGTGAACGTCGCGCACGTCTACACGCAAGGCACTCCCTGGATCCAGCACATCGCAGAACTTCCGGCGCCGCTCTTCGTGCTGGCGTGGCCGGTGTTCGTTCTCGGCGGCGCGGCGCTGCTATGGCGCCGCACGCTCCCTCGATGGGCCGTCACGCTCTGGCTGGCCGGCGGCGCCGTCGGCGTCGGCAGCCTGCTCAAACAAGGTCTGAAGTTCACGTTCGGACGCACCTGGCCCGCCACCTGGATTCACGACAACCCTTCGTATCTGCGCGACGGCGTCTTCACGTTCAAGTGGTTCGGCGGCAGCGACGTGGCCTATGCATCATTTCCGTCGGGACACCTCACCGTCATGCTCGCCTTCGCCACGGTCGTCTCGCTTCGACACCGGGCATTGCGCTGGCCCTGCGCCGTCGCGGTCGCCGTGACGGGATTCGGCCAGATCGCGGCGGCGTATCACTGGACCAGCGATGCGCTGGCCGGCGCCGCACTCGGCATCGCGGTCGGGACGGCGTTCATCGCCGCATGGGAGCGCTGGGGACAGCGGGCGGCGTGA
- a CDS encoding NAD(P)-dependent oxidoreductase produces MGYPMAGHLQRAGHTVTVYNRTAAKAQQWVKEYGGACATTPAEAVRDADIVAACVGNDDDLRSIVLGEQGAFAGMKADAVFVDHTTASADVARELYAVAREQGLHFVDAPVSGGEAGAKNGVLTIMCGGDAPAFERVAATLGAYGRAVTRIGEAGAGQLAKMVNQICIAGLVQGLSEAINFGQRAGLDMPLVLDVINKGAAASWQMDNRGQTMIDGKFDFGFAVDWMRKDLGLCLAEAQRNGVSLPVTALIDQFYGDVQALGGSRWDTSSLIHRLRVLSGKT; encoded by the coding sequence ATGGGCTATCCCATGGCCGGCCACCTGCAGCGCGCCGGCCACACGGTCACGGTCTATAACCGCACTGCCGCGAAGGCGCAGCAATGGGTCAAGGAGTATGGCGGTGCTTGCGCGACGACCCCGGCGGAAGCGGTTCGCGACGCCGACATCGTTGCCGCCTGCGTGGGTAACGACGACGACCTGCGCAGCATCGTACTCGGCGAGCAGGGCGCCTTCGCCGGCATGAAGGCCGATGCCGTCTTCGTCGACCACACCACGGCCTCGGCCGACGTGGCGCGCGAGCTGTACGCCGTGGCGCGCGAGCAAGGGCTGCACTTCGTCGACGCCCCTGTCTCGGGCGGCGAAGCCGGCGCGAAGAATGGTGTGCTCACGATCATGTGCGGCGGTGACGCACCGGCCTTCGAGCGTGTGGCCGCGACGTTGGGCGCCTATGGGCGCGCCGTGACCCGCATCGGCGAGGCCGGCGCCGGGCAACTCGCCAAGATGGTCAATCAGATCTGCATCGCCGGGCTCGTGCAGGGCCTGTCCGAGGCGATCAACTTCGGGCAGCGCGCCGGTCTCGATATGCCGCTCGTGCTCGACGTGATCAACAAGGGGGCGGCGGCGAGCTGGCAGATGGACAATCGCGGTCAGACGATGATCGACGGCAAGTTCGACTTCGGCTTCGCGGTGGACTGGATGCGCAAGGATCTCGGCCTGTGTCTGGCCGAAGCGCAACGCAACGGCGTGTCGCTGCCGGTGACCGCGCTGATCGATCAGTTCTATGGCGACGTGCAGGCGTTGGGCGGCTCGCGCTGGGATACGTCGAGCCTGATTCATCGCCTGCGCGTGCTTTCCGGCAAGACTTGA
- the ybgC gene encoding tol-pal system-associated acyl-CoA thioesterase, which translates to MRGMADFDTSWSIRVYYEDTDAGGVVFYANYLKFFERARTEWLRSLGIEQHELARNTGMIFIVRATALDYLSPARLDDLLDIRSRIDRIGGASVDFLQEAWRHASDGTSELLARGSIKIGCVAAQTLRPGKIPPHVRLAMQSASITAKAAANA; encoded by the coding sequence ATGCGCGGCATGGCTGATTTTGATACCAGTTGGTCAATTCGCGTTTACTACGAGGACACGGACGCCGGAGGCGTCGTCTTCTACGCCAACTACTTAAAATTCTTTGAACGGGCCCGCACCGAGTGGCTCCGTTCGCTCGGTATCGAGCAACACGAACTGGCCCGCAATACCGGCATGATCTTCATTGTGCGCGCCACGGCACTCGACTACCTGAGCCCCGCCCGGCTCGACGATCTTCTCGACATCCGAAGCCGCATCGACCGCATTGGCGGGGCTTCCGTCGACTTCCTGCAGGAAGCCTGGCGACATGCTTCTGACGGCACCAGCGAACTGTTGGCGCGCGGCAGCATCAAAATCGGCTGCGTGGCCGCGCAAACGCTACGCCCCGGGAAGATTCCGCCGCACGTACGCCTTGCCATGCAATCGGCGTCAATAACGGCCAAGGCCGCGGCGAACGCCTGA